In the Cherax quadricarinatus isolate ZL_2023a chromosome 98, ASM3850222v1, whole genome shotgun sequence genome, one interval contains:
- the LOC128702492 gene encoding uncharacterized HIT-like protein Synpcc7942_1390, translating to MAAASWGLVSLAARFYMFSGRCNIVSRCRLHTSLHSRSDEVTKAKTATAAQKLQPTIFDKIIDGSIPAEIVYQDGECLAFRDVNPQAPTHILVIPKRRITMLSEATDQDTSLLGHLLITVKKIAAQENLDTGFRVVINNGSDGAQSVYHLHLHILGGRQMKWPPG from the exons ATGGCAGCAGCTTCCTGGGGTCTGGTCAGCCTCGCCGCCAGATTTTACATGTTTTCTGGCCGCTGCAACATTGTGAGCCGCTGCAGGTTGCACACG TCGTTGCACTCAAGGAGTGATGAAGTAACTAAGGCTAAGACAGCAACAGCGGCCCAGAAGCTACAACCCACTATCTTTGACAAAATCATTGATGGCTCCATACCTGCGGAGATTGTTTATCAGGATGGCGAGTGCTTGGCATTTCGCGATGTGAATCCCCAAGCCCCGACTCACATCCTGGTGATTCCCAAACGACGGATTACAATGCTGAGCGAGGCCACGGACCAAGACACCTCG CTCTTGGGCCATTTGCTGATAACTGTGAAGAAAATCGCAGCACAGGAAAATTTGGACACAGGCTTCCGTGTCG TGATCAACAATGGAAGTGACGGAGCACAGTCGGTGTATCATCTGCACCTTCATATACTGGGAGGGCGGCAGATGAAGTGGCCTCCTGGCTAG